The DNA sequence TCTTTTATGGCATAACGGCGGCGCAAATAACCCGTCCGCCAAAAACATTTAATTTTATTAATAACGAATTTAGAATTTTACAAAACAATGTTTAACTTTTTTCACAAACATTGTTTTGAAAACTTTATGAATTGTACTTCACTTTAGCATAAAGCTAAAATTGACTTTCAAAATTTCTATTTACAAACCAAACCCAAACGAGCGAAGCGGTCGGGTTGATTTGCGTGTTATACACTTTTATACAAATTTTTTGTTTTAACTTTTTTTAGAATATTTATTTAACAGATTTTTCTTAAATCATTTTGAAAACATTTATTTATTGAAATATTTTAACAGTTCTAAATTTTAAATACATTTTTTGAATTGAAATACATGAACAGTAATTTTAAGTTTTAGAAAAATGTAAAACTTAGAAAAATGTTTAACAAAAATATTTTAAAAGAACGAAAACCTAAATTTTGGAAGAAATAACTTTTTAAATACTTTACAACAAAATTAAAATTTGATTTTACAAAAGTTTGAAAACATAAATTTTTACAAAACCCAAAAGACAATTTTAAACTGATTTTAAGCCGTGTATAACGGCGGCGCAAATAACACGCCGCCTTTAATTTAATTTTTGCTAAATAACGAATTTCTAATTTTACAAAACAATGTTTAACTTTTTTCACAAACATTGTTTTTAAACTTTCTGAATTGCACTAACTTTAACAAAAAAGCTTAGTTAAACTTCCAATATTTCTGTTTACAAATTCCCGCCAAGTGAAAATGGCGGTCGTGTTGATTTGTTTGTTATACCGTTTTATTTTAGTGAATTTCAATTTCCATTTTCTTCAATAATTTTATCAATCAAATCATTTTCTCCAACTATATTTTCATTTCCCAAAAATCTTGAAACTTCCATATGTCCATCTTCAAAAACGTCAATTTCTGTTCTTTCTCCAACAAGAGTTAAAGTAACAAGAATTGTATCTGGTCTTGATCTTCCTAACGTAAAAAAAATATGAGCGTCTTCAAGTTTTTTTAGCAGTTCATAAATTGGATGAATCATTTTTTGTCCAAATTATTGGTATGAAATAATATATATATTAATAATTTTTTCAACGGTATAACGGTGTTGCCGATAAGCGGCGCCCCAGAACAGGGATGCCACTTAAAAAACAACTGCCGATAATTTAGCAAACTGTGCTTAATTTTCATCGTAAGCGCAGTTTGCAACAATGTTATTTAATAGAACTACCTTTAAAAAGTTAGCCGAAACGGAACAACTAACTTTATAATTACTAAAATGCCAAATGCGAAAACGGCGTCCGCTTGATTGGCTTGTTATACCGTTTTCTAAAACAAACCGAAATTTACTCCAGCATTTATTCCGAAATAAGAAGTTTTTATATCGGAATTTTCTAAATTTTTGGTAATATAATTGTAGTTAACATTTAAGTCTAAATAGATATTATCATCTATTTCAAACTCGTAGCCAAATCCACTTGAAATATTAAAATTTTCATCTGAAGCAGAGGATGAATAAGAACTTTCCATAAATGAATAATTTACTTCATAGCTTAAAAAATGCATTCCAAATGTAGCGAAGAAATAAGGTCCAACTTCATCAGGTATAAAATTTACCTTTAAACCAGTATTTAACAAAAATGAGTTAAAACTTATATGATTTTTTTCAGACCAAGTTATGTAACCAGCTTCACTTTGCCAGCCAACATTTTCACTGAACATCCATATATATTTCGCTTTTATACCATATCCAGTTCCAGCATAATCACTAAAATCACCAGTCGGAATACTCAGGACAGCACTAGCACCTAATGCAGATTCATAATTTCCCCATTGTGAAAATAGAGGAGAATTATAAAATAATATTATAGTAAGAAAAAGTAAGATAGATTTCATTGTTACTCCATTTTAAAAAATGTTTTTAAATTATCTTGTAATTCTTCCAACAGAGCCCATTATATCAGTCTTTAATGTCGTTAATAATCGGGTATCATAACCAACATAATCTTTGTAGAAAGCTTCTGATTTTACATCTACACTTTTGCGATGTTCAGGAAACTTTACTGTAACTCTGACGCGGTAGTAATCAGTATATTTGCCAGTCCAAGTGTAAATCCAACCAGTTCTAATATATCCATTTTCCTTTTGTGCAATTTCAATATCAAATGTTCTACTTAACAAATCATATATGCTTGTCCAAGCTTTATCGTAAGAAACATCTTCTCGTAATTCAATTGTAGTCCAACCAGGTTCCATAGTCCTAATAAATGTTTCTGGTGTCCTACAACCACTTAAAATTACAACTGAAATAAAGAGAATTGAAAAAAAAATAAAAGATTTCATTTTTTACACCTTTCGTTTATTGAATATTATTATTTGAATTAACGGTATAACGGCGTGGCAAATAACCCGACGCCTTAAACAACAATTTTATTAAATAACGAATTTTATAATTACCAAAGCAAAGTTTAATTTTATTTTAGCAAACTTTGCGACTTCATTTTCTAAATTGCACTTCACTTTTACAAAAAACTAAAATGAACTTTCATACTTTCTGTTTACAAACCAAACCCAAATTAGCGAAGCGGTCGGGTTGATTTGTTTGTTATATTGTTTTAATATTTTGAATTTTCTGAAAATATTTCCTTTGAGTTAATTTTTTCACCTTTGATGTTATGAAATATTTCACCAGCTTTTAAGGTCATTTCTCTATAAGATTCCAAACCATAAATTTCATTATCTATTAAAACCTTAAAATATTTTATTGCTCTTTCAACAATTATGGAAGAAACATAAATCAAAAGATATTTTTGATTTTTATTTGTGTTCCACTTTTTCTTTTTACTTCTTTCTGATGGTGTAGATAATATAAATTCTTTAACTTCTTCACAGTTGTATTCATACCATTTATCTAATTCAGTTTTGTCTAATGAAAAGATATGTTCTTGAGCTTCAATTTTTTCGTTTTTATTTAGAATTTTATGAAGTTCATTGTATTGCGATTTACAATTTCCATGATAAAGGCGAATATCCATTTCAATTTTATACCTTATTATAAACAATATAACGGCGTGGCAAATAACCCGTCCGCCTAAAACAACAATTTTACTAAATAACAAATGTTTAATTTTAAAGAGCAAAGTTTAACTTTTCTTTAGCAAACTTTGCGACTTAATTTTTTGAATTGTACTTCACTTTTACAAAAAACTTAAACTTACTTTCCATAATTTGATTTACAAATTCAGCCCAAACAAGCGAAGCGGTCGGGTTGATTTGCTTGTTATACACTTTTATACAAATTTTTTGTTTTAACTTTTTTGAGAAATTTAATTTAACAGATTTTTCTTAAATCATTTTGAAAACATTTATTTATCGAAATATTTAAACAGCTCTAAATATTAAATACATTTTTTGAATAGAAAAACTTGAACAACAATTTATAATTTTAGAAAAACTAAAACTTTAAAAAATGTTAAACAAAAATATTTAAAAGAACAAAAACTAATTTTTAAAAATATTTTACGAATTTAATTTTTGCGATAAACTAAAAATTTGATTTTACAAAAGTTAGAAAACTTAAAACTTTACAAAACTTTAAAGACAAATTTAATAGATTTTAAACCGTGTATAACGGCGGCGCAAATAACCCGTCCGCCCAAAACTACAATTTTACTAAATAACGATTGGTAAAATTACCAAAGCAGTTTTTAATTTTCACTCACAAAAACTGCGACTCACTTTTCTGAATTGTACTTCACTTTAACAAAAAACTTAAACTTACTTTCCAGCTTTCTATTTACAAACCAAACCAGAATTGAGCGAAGCGGTCGGGTTGATTTGTTTGTTATGTGTTTATTTATTTATTTATTAAATGTTCTTTTAATTTTTCTTCATAATCATCAAGCTTATATAAGTATGGATATAATAACTTTGCCCTTTTATCAGACCATACTCTTTTAAATGCGCGTGTATTTAATAAAACTGTATCAATATTACTTGTTGCATATACTTTAATTTCTAAGTCTGATTCAAATAAATAAACATATTGAATCCTTAAAATTTCAGTAATAGTGATTAATAAATCATTAATCTCTTCATTGCTTAATGGGAACTTAATGTAAAGATCATTGGGATCATTAAAATATTTTGCATCTGAATGAGCAAGAGCTTTGTCACGTCTTCCCTTAATACGCTCAATAATATCTTTTTTTGAATTGATTATTTCTGATTGTTCAGTAACAATTTTTTGATATTCTTCACTTTTTATAATTTCTCGTTTGTTAGTGTCCGAATTATAAATTGTTGGTTCAATAACCTTTGAATTTTCTTTAGCTTTAGATAACCAATCTAATAAGCATTTATTTTCTCTATCGTCCAATAGCATACATAATTCTATTAGTATTGTTCTATTAAAACTAAAAGAAACAAGCTTAAAGAAATATGCTCCAGTTTCCAATGCTATCATTCGGTTTGGTGTTTCCCACTCTTTCAATAACTCTAATTGGTAATTCAATCCTTTGATGAATAATAAACGATGAATAAGTTTTTTTAAATATTCTCTTAATTCAACTTTTGGATTTAGCATATTAAAATACCTTTTATCAAACACATAACGGCATTGCGCCTAACCCGCCGCCCATAACAGGGAAGCCAAGCTAAAACACAAATGATAAATATTTAACAAACTGTACTTAACTTGCATCAGCAAGTGCAGTTTGTAAGTTAATTAATTAGAACGAACACTTTGAACAACAAACTATAACTAAAACACAATTTCAAAAATCACAAAATCGCCAAACTAAAACGGCGGTCGGGTTGAGGCGCTGGTTATATAACCTTTAAAGATTATAGCAAATACCTATTGAAAAATTACTTTGTAAAAAATTAAAATTATAATCGTTCAATTTTCTTTCACCGCCAATTTTCCATACCGAATACAAATATCGTAATCTAAGATTACTAAGGATTGAAATTCTTCCGTCATCAGCAAATGGTAATCTAAATTGGACTAAACCATTTGCTCCTAAAGCAAATAAATTTATTTTATCTTCTAAAGGTTCACGATTAAATGGTTGATTTGTTGTAATAGTGTGATTGATTCCTTCAAATGATAAACCTAATCCTACATCAAAATGTTCTAATAAATTTTTTGAAATAGTTATGTCGAAGGGAAATGAATATTGCGTTAAATCGAAATCATATTTTAGTGCATCGAATTGAGTAAAATAGGTAACAGTTGATACATCGCTTGCCTTCGAAAAATAATAACCAGTTTCTAAAATCAGCTTATATTCAGTATTAAGATTATGAATTACTCCAATATTCGTTCCAAAACCATAGTTTAAATTTTTGTCTTGAGTAATTGGTAGTGAATTGTCATAGTGGTAAACAAAATTACCAACTGTTCCGTTTACATAAATTGAATTTTGTGCGTAGCTGATATTGCAAAGTGTAATTAGAAATATTGAAAAAACTAAAAATTTATTTCTCATCTGTATACCACGATGTAAGTAGAACGTTTTACAAATTTCTGATTAATATAAAGCTCGATATAATAGGTACCTTCAACTATTTTATTTTTGTTTTGGTCCTCAAAATTCCAATGAACCTCATAAATCCCAGTGTTATTGTAGAAGGAGTCAACTAATGTTACAATGAAAGTATTGTAAGAATTAATTACGTTAACCTTAACATTTGATGGTTCGCTTACATTAAACCGATAAGTCGATGAAGTACTCAGTACTAAATTTGGGTCAGTAACTTCACAAGCGACAAGTGAAATTAGTAGACTGATTGCAATTAAATGCTTTGTTATCATTCATTTCCTCAGGTTATATAACGGCGTGGCAAATAACCCGTCCGCCAAAAACTACAATTTTATTAAATAACGAATGGTTTATTTTAAAAGCAGTTTTTAATTTTGTTCTACAAAAAACTGCGACTCACTTTACTTAATTCCACTACACTTTTATAAAAAACTAAATTAAACTTTCAGACTTTAATTTTGCACAAACCCCAAACGAGCGAAGCGGTCGGGTTGATTTGTTGGTTAGCTGTATATTTAAAATATTATTTATAAAACTCTTTAAAGAAAGTTTTTTCCATGAAATCTACAAATTCTGGAAATGTAAGATAATCTTCGCGTATGCCCCATTTATCCCAAAATTCCCATAAACCCTTATTATCTGTAGTTACTTCACTAAGTTCTATACCTCCAACTTCATTTTGAATATTTTCTTCCAATTTAAAACTTCTGAAATATGTACCAATTATTATAGCTGAAAATGCCCTTCTTTTTAGAAAATCTATTAATGTATTCTTTTCTGAGAATTGTTTTTTAATATATGAAAAGTTTCTGGTTCAATCCATAATTCACTCATTTCAGGATGTTGCAACATATACTCATCAATTTTTAACCAAATCATTGCGAAGTCATTTTTTGTTTTAATATTTCTTTCTTCTCTCATTAGCGTTATTTGTTTATTTACTTGTTTGATGCTTTTGTTAAAAAATAAACAGTAATCACTATTAATACTAAATTTAAAGAAGTCATTATTATACTTATTAAGTCCATACTAACACCTTATATTATATTATTTTATATATTTATTTATAATGTTGTATACAGCTAACGGCGTGGCAAATAACCCGTCCGCCCATAATTGCAATTTTATTTATTAACGAATGATTTATTTTAAAGAGCAGTTTTTATTTTTCTTTTACAAAAACTGCGACTTACTTTTCTGAATTGTACTACACTTTTGCAAAAACCTTAAACTTACTTTTCAACTTTCTGTTTACAAACCAAACCCAAATTAGCGAAGCGGTCGGGTTGATTTGTTTGTTATACCGTTTTTATTAGAATTGTTTAATCATTATAAATTTTTCATTAACAAAGTTACTAAAAGTAGTCTATCTCAAAGTATGTCCACAAAGCGGACAATGTAAATGTCTACTTGCACAAGAATGACAGATATAGTGGCCTTTGGAACAAGACTTACCGCCAGATGTATCTTTATCCTGACCACAATTGTCACAGACACGATGACCCATTTCTACCATAATATTGTTGTTATGAATTTGTAAAGATTCCATTTCAAAAGCTATAAATTCATGAGTATCAATCTTTTTCATAGCACTCCTTGATTTAATAAATAATTTATAAATTATAGTTATAATTACCTTATTTTTTTTAGCAAAATTAGCATCATTAAATAACCAATATTTGATGTAAATAAAATTAAAATAAAGAAGATTCTTTATTTTCACATTATATTCTTTTAAATAGAACATACTGAAATCAAATTGACTATTTACATCAATTACAAATTCAATCCCTTTCGCGGGTCATTTTCCACACGATACCGACTAACAGCGAGATTTACAGCCTCAGATACACTTATAGCAATTTCTTTTGGGAACATTCGTTTATTGTCAGTACCTTCATCAATGGTTGATCCAGATTTTAGAAAAATAAATACCCAGTATTTATTTTTCACAAAGAATACGAGAATTGGATTACTTAATAACAATAAACCAAGAATACTCCATAAACTAAATGTTGTCACTAACCAGAGGCCAATCACACCAAAAACAACAGCAAGAAAATATTCTTTTGCACCATCAGAATTAGACCAAGAGGCATGTTTAATAGATTCGATATTAGTCACTTCCTCACCATATATTAATCTTTTGTTAGTAACGGTTACCTTATGGGTATCACTATTGAATAATACTTCTTCGTTTGACATATCTACTCCTTTTTTTGTTTACGGTATAACGGCGGCGCAAATAACCCGTCCGCCAAAAACATTTAATTTTATTAATAACGAATTTAGAATTTTACAAAACAATGTTTAACTTTTTTCACAAACATTGTTTTGAAAACTTTATGAATTGTACTTCACTTTAGCATAAAGCTAAAATTGACTTTCAAAATTTCTATTTACAAACCAAACCCAAACGAGCGAAGCGGTCGGGTTGATTTGCGTGTTATACACTTTTATACAAATTTTTTGTTTTAACTTTTTTTAGAATATTTATTTAACAGATTTTTCTTAAATCATTTTGAAAACATTTATTTATTGAAATATTTTAACAGTTCTAAATTTTAAATACATTTTTTGAATTGAAATACATGAACAGTAATTTTAAGTTTTAGAAAAATGTAAAACTTAGAAAAATGTTTAACAAAAATATTTAAAAGAACGAAAACCTAAATTTTGGAAGAAATAACTTTTTAAATACTTTACAACAAAATTAAAATTTGATTTTACAAAAGTTTGAAAACATAAATTTTTACAAAACCCAAAAGACAATTTTAAACTGATTTTAAGCCGTGTATAACGGCGTTGCAAATAACTTGTCCGCCCTTAATTATAATTTTACAAAATAACGAGTGGCAAAATTACGGGAGCAATGTTTAATTTTCCTTGCAAACATTGCGACTTAACTTTTCTTTAATTACACTTCACTTTAACAAAAAACTTAAATTGGATTACTAAATTCTCTATTTACAAATTTCCACCGAACCGGAACGGCGGTCAAGTTGATTTGCTGGTTAGGCAGCATTTTACTTTATTTGAGTTATTATTCATTATCTTAAATCTATTTGTAAATAGTAATTATGGATATTAATTACTAACTAAAATTCAAACTCTTCAACTTTTTCCCCATTAATAAAGATACTAATTCGATAATCTGTCTCTGTGCTTGTTGCATTATTGCCCGTATAAACTTCATAACTTTTTTTATATCCACTCATAACTATTTTTCTTTCTTGAAATACAGCACTTTTCTCAAAACTTTTACTGAATAATCCAAAAGACTCCTCTACTACTTCAATATCATTTATCTTACAGATAAAAGAATTTGTAATAGGCATTTTTACAACAGAAATTTTCCAAGGAGATGCTTCTTCAGTTGGTTTATAAAAAGCAAGTTGCGAAGAAGAACATGAAACTATAAAAAATACGACTAAAGCTATAATCAATAGAAAATAATTTTTCATACATTTGCCTAATAAAAATGATATACATAATAAATATATTTTGATGCCTAACGACGTTGCGCCTAACCCGCCGCCCAGAACAAGGAAGCCAAGCAAAACACAACTGATAAATATTTAGCCGAAGGTGCGTAACTTGTTTTCATACGCACCGAAGGCAAGTTAATTAATTAAGTAAGAACACTTAGAGCAAAATGCCGAACAAAAACAAAACGCCAAAAATTATAAATC is a window from the Ignavibacteriota bacterium genome containing:
- a CDS encoding outer membrane beta-barrel protein yields the protein MKSILLFLTIILFYNSPLFSQWGNYESALGASAVLSIPTGDFSDYAGTGYGIKAKYIWMFSENVGWQSEAGYITWSEKNHISFNSFLLNTGLKVNFIPDEVGPYFFATFGMHFLSYEVNYSFMESSYSSSASDENFNISSGFGYEFEIDDNIYLDLNVNYNYITKNLENSDIKTSYFGINAGVNFGLF